A genomic stretch from Astatotilapia calliptera chromosome 4, fAstCal1.2, whole genome shotgun sequence includes:
- the LOC113020542 gene encoding hemicentin-1-like isoform X2 yields the protein MTEGSLLSKATQMSQSRLFVQLSVGLLLIAAGVGASCPIELSPSSVVVRYGDPVSVNCTATVSHDGMGWEASVGGIGITEVNHLPWNVESLTEWGISAFCFINANEQCQKNLNIVVYTFPEKIQINSTADSNGMMVEGEEYNITCEIPKIAPVQNLTVKWYNGDRIIESDVLEIIEPNNLKNTKQPVKLLSTFPFTPTRNDSGARFRCEAQMDLSPVGPHLNVSSQELTITVVFGPDVQCSNIIELMENESLEENCNIAGNPTPSVKWLKDGQPFNSTTPMRRENAGMYTLEANGSLSVQKNIQVHVLYGPELNCPSIYMAEEHTPHNLTCTVEGFPEPVMVWYRDDEVVELPKTLTRLDAGHYLITASNDQSNVNATVEIIVHYQPSEIFELQDLEVHIGSTVELKCSSSGNPRPTYTWNYYQTDNVMEENEDGVSRLEIHSATAYNMGTYTCHAWNNKGRISRTIKVTVIGAEQECPLEITPNPMVLEYRSRVQGATCSSTSAISTNVKRMYWEGVESDNMTWFTNTNEDWGMTPVCTATFQGIGKCQKSLNFTLYKKPDSVSIYHVRRLSSVEEGKEFQLRCDIVSIAPAQNVTVLWYKNQDILKETGCQLENNKTCKLSDVRSPVNVSATINVNLQRKDDEVVFRCEARLNLRLNPLPTTTSSTLKITVLYKPKINTTKLPKEIPVFRGYSEELVCEAEGYPIPKIQWHYNPESHVNVSKGKLTVSEPGIYNCTASNDVGSASHVVEVILKEDYLPLIAGFVALAVVAISIVFLLIYSVYYKNTKMRHYNFKNPKFSEHNGNVAHSNGDLQFPMTRLSTQYISA from the exons ATGACTGAGGGGTCATTGTTGAGTAAGGCAACTCAAATGAGTCAAAGTAGATTATTTGTTCAGCTGTCAGTGGGGCTCCTTCTCATTGCGGCAG GTGTAGGTGCCTCATGTCCCATTGAGTTGAGCCCCTCCAGTGTTGTGGTGCGGTATGGAGACCCAGTTTCAGTCAACTGCACCGCAACAGTGAGCCATGATGGAATGGGTTGGGAGGCTTCAGTTGGAGGGATAGGGATTACAGAGGTCAACCATTTGCCCTGGAATGTGGAGAGTTTAACAGAATGgggcatctctgctttttgctttATTAACGCTAATGAGCAGTGCCAGAAAAATCTGAACATCGTTGTTTACA catttccagaaaaaatccaaatcaaCTCCACCGCTGACTCCAATGGTATGATGGTAGAAGGGGAGGAATATAACATTACTTGTGAAATCCCCAAAATAGCACCAGTCCAAAATCTTACTGTAAAGTGGTACAATGGAGACAGAATCATTGAATCAGATGTCTTAGAAATCATTGAAccaaataacttaaaaaatacTAAACAACCAGTGAAACTTTTATCTACCTTCCCGTTTACACCAACTCGAAACGACAGCGGTGCCAGGTTCAGATGTGAGGCACAGATGGACCTGAGCCCAGTAGGACCACATTTGAATGTATCGTCACAGGAGCTTACTATTACAGTTGTCT TTGGACCAGATGTACAGTGTTCCAATATTATTGAGCTAATGGAAAATGAATCTTTGGAGGAGAATTGCAATATAGCAGGAAATCCCACCCCCTCGGTTAAATGGCTGAAAGATGGACAACCCTTCAACTCAACCACTCCGATGAGAAGGGAAAATGCAGGGATGTACACACTTGAAGCTAATGGCTCACTCTCTGTCCAAAAGAACATCCAGGTTCATGTGTTAT ACGGACCAGAGTTGAACTGCCCAAGCATTTACATGGCAGAGGAACATACTCCTCACAATCTCACCTGTACTGTTGAGGGCTTTCCTGAACCTGTCATGGTCTGGTACAGAGATGATGAGGTGGTGGAACTTCCAAAGACGTTGACGAGACTTGATGCAGGACATTACTTGATCACAGCTTCAAACGATCAGTCAAACGTTAACGCCACTGTGGAAATTATTGTTCACT ATCAACCATCAGAGATATTTGAGCTTCAAGACCTTGAAGTCCACATTGGTTCCACTGTGGAGCTGAAGTGCTCCTCCAGTGGAAACCCACGACCAACGTATACCTGGAATTATTACCAGACTGACAATGTGATGGAGGAAAATGAAGATGGAGTATCCCGTTTGGAGATTCACAGCGCTACTGCATACAACATGGGTACCTACACGTGCCATGCATGGAACAACAAGGGAAGAATTTCCAGAACAATCAAAGTGACAGTTATAG GTGCTGAGCAAGAATGCCCACTTGAAATAACTCCAAATCCAATGGTGCTTGAGTACAGAAGCAGAGTGCAGGGTGCAACGTGCAGCTCAACATCCGCCATCTCCACAAATGTCAAGAGAATGTACTGGGAGGGTGTAGAATCTGATAATATGACTTGGTTTACTAACACCAATGAAGACTGGGGGATGACGCCAGTTTGCACTGCAACATTTCAAGGAATAGGAAAATGCCAAAAATCATTGAACTTTACTCTTTACA AAAAACCAGACAGTGTTTCCATTTACCACGTGCGTCGCTTGAGCTCTGTGGAAGAGGGCAAAGAGTTCCAGCTGCGGTGTGACATTGTCAGCATCGCTCCAGCACAAAACGTCACTGTGTTGTGGTACAAAAATCAAG acATACTGAAAGAAACTGGCTGTCAgcttgaaaacaacaaaacctgcaAACTCAGTGATGTCAGATCCCCGGTAAATGTTTCTGCCACGATTAATGTCAACCTGCAAAGGAAAGACGACGAGGTGGTGTTCAGATGTGAGGCTCGGCTAAACCTGAGATTAAATCCTCTTCCGACTACAACATCCAGCACCCTTAAGATCACTGTCCTGT ATAAGCCCAAAATTAATACCACAAAGCTTCCAAAAGAAATCCCTGTGTTCAGAGGCTACTCTGAGGAGCTTGTTTGTGAAGCAGAAGGTTACCCAATCCCAAAGATCCAGTGGCACTACAACCCAGAGTCCCATGTGAATGTGTCTAAAGGAAAACTCACTGTGTCTGAGCCGGGCATCTACAACTGCACTGCCAGCAATGACGTTGGTTCTGCATCACATGTGGTTGAAGTGATTTTAAAAG